The genomic segment gtaaaaaaaatgttgtacaaaaTACCCTGCACTCACAACAATAGAGGGGAATGTTTTCCTTCAAGGCTCAGGTATAAATGTGGAATAGGGTGTAGCTAATTAGTTAATGCACAGGACTGAGTAGGGTAGTGTGGTAACAattgcaaagtttgctccaggtctagtagcccatagcaaccgatcagttGTAAGCACTTATTGGCCACCtagttaaaacaaacatttaaccCGTTACTTTGGGATGCTAGCCCTGGTGCATACACTTTGACTTTTATTAAGTGTGTAAATGTATATATCCTTGCATGGGCAGATATTAACTGGTGATTTCTGTCTAGGGTGGGGGTTCCAAAGCCAGCTCTAAACTCTGGCAGTTCAAGTAGCCTGAGGACCCAACACAGGCCCTGTATAAAGCAATGGTCAATGGtcttctggcatttgctagaatttCCACATTGACTGGGCCTGAGCTTCACTTCTAATCAAGCTTTAAGCATTAACACTCCTTTATGCAATAGTATATTACACTCTCCCGCCATATGTGGAACATGCTATTCGTCTGCCTAATCTAAAACGTATCATTTTCCTTCCGTAGGTTCAACAACTCTAGAGTTGTCCTGCACATGCCCAAACATGCAGGTGTCACAGTTGGTTGTGGTGTGCGTTTTCCTGATCTTCATTCTGGTCAGAAGCAGAGTATTTGCGAAGAATGTCAACTACGATCACGTCAGGCATTCCTTAGATCGTAAGtagcctttttttccttttatttttcttattgcaaGAAGAATATCATAAAGAGAAATATACATCAAGTCAATTGGTTGCACCAACCACAGCTGCACTGTAGATTCTGATTGGCTGGGCACAGCAGTGACCTGAGAACACACCTctatgttacagtatatacagtatgttttgatCTGTTAGCTCATGGTTGGCCTCTGTTCCTAAAATGCGTGTATCTAATTCCAGCTACACCGTTCCCACACAGCTTCAAGTGTTTCACCTGCGAGAAAGCTAAAGATAATTATCACTGCAACCGCTGGGCAGAAGACAAATGGTGCCCACAATGTAAGTATGAAATATATTCTCATAAACACAACAGATAACCTCTCCGTCTGACTTTATTTAGACGAAATGTGCCTTGGAGCACTGGGCCTGTGGCACTTTGGGGACACTGAGAATTGTAGCACAACATCACCCTAATTTATTTCATTTCCTTGTCCTCCGTTaatatttttctaatactgaaatgATTCCTACAAATTAATATGGAGATTATAgtctatgtaaaaaaatatatatttttagacacTCATTTCTGCAAGACGGTGCACCACTTTAACAACCACGGAAAGAGCATGTCTGTCACTAAAAAATGTGCCATAAAGGAAGAATGCCACAATCTGGGGTGTCTCCATCGCAAGGATTCAGGGCATACAGTAAGagatttgttttattcatttctatgaggTTTTTAAAGGCGGATTTAATATTTATAAGGGTCAGCTCTCACTTGTGGACATAGAGTAGCTC from the Xenopus laevis strain J_2021 chromosome 9_10L, Xenopus_laevis_v10.1, whole genome shotgun sequence genome contains:
- the lypd6b.L gene encoding ly6/PLAUR domain-containing protein 6B — its product is MQVSQLVVVCVFLIFILVRSRVFAKNVNYDHVRHSLDPTPFPHSFKCFTCEKAKDNYHCNRWAEDKWCPQYTHFCKTVHHFNNHGKSMSVTKKCAIKEECHNLGCLHRKDSGHTECVSCCDGMICNVDVPTNHTNAVFSIMKSYRKSDACRSTSYSIILVSALLILLLLKP